The genomic DNA CCAGTAGATCCATCACTCTACGGAACAGTTCGGTAGCTTGATGTGGCGCGCCTGGGCTCCGATTCTCCACAAGAACAGCCACCGCGTAACGGGGCTGCTCCACAGGCCCGTATCCGATAAACCACTGATGATTGGCCGGCCTCCCGGCCGAGACAGTCTGCGAAGTTCCTGACTTGCCGGCCAGATGCCACTGGGCATTCTGCAAGGCTTGCCCTGTCCCATGACTTACGACTTCCTTCATCCAGCCGCGCAGTATTCTTGCCGTAGCCGGGGAAATAGCCCCGTAATTGGATGGAGCGGACTGGGGAGGAAGTTCAAGCATTCGGACGCCATTTTTAAAATAAATATCCTGGGCTAGCCGCGGCGCCGCGACTTTCCCATCATGGAGCAAGGTTACCACCAGGTTGGCAGCCTGCAAAGGGGACACCAGCACATCGCGTTGACCTAAAGCCGTTTGTGCCCTCGCTCCCCCATCAGGACTAGCCCCTTTGGCGAACACCGCTCCAGCCTCCTCTTGATCGATCTGCCTTAATGCCAGACCTCCGTAAAAAGAAGGGCTCTGCCAACCGACCATGCGTCCGAGCCCCAATTTGTCCGCGGTACGTTCGATGCTGTCCGCCGTTAATCTCTCGCCTAACTCGGCAAACACGACATTGCAAGATTGGGCAAAAGCTTCCTTGAGCGTAATCATGCCATGCCCTCCTTCCTTCCAGCAAGAAAGACCGTATTTACCGTAATGTCCCGTACAATGAAACTTTTCTCCCGGAGAAGCTACCCCCTCCTCCAACGCCGCAGCAACGACGACCGTCTTAAAGATCGAACCCGGTACCGCAGCCTTCACCGCATGGTTGCTCCAACTGCCCTGCTCCAAATCGATTTGCCGGGGATTAAAAAAAGGACGCGATACCATAGCCACGACATCTCCCTGCACCGCATCCAGGACAACGATGGCTCCTTCACGGATTCCCATCTGCTCGGTCAAATCTTCTAAATGCTGCTGAATCGTCCGATCCACGGTCGTTCGGACAGACAGCGGATAATAACGGTCATTAGCCGTTGTTAAACGCATTCCCAGACCGGATATCGGTCTTTTCTGTCCATCTACGGTATAGGCGGCCCGGGTAGGTCCGACGCCGCGCAGAAACTGGTCAAAGGTGCGTTCCAGTCCCGACGCTCCAACCTGCAGCGATAAAGGAAGTGCTCGGCTATTCGTTTGCCCATAGAGACTGCGGATATAATCCGGTCGCTGCGAAACATATCCGAGCCATTGTTTTCCCGATTTATCTTCCAAATAGCGCTGCATGTAAGGGAGAATCCTGAATCCGCTAACCTGGCTCCATCGCTCCGCCTCATGCTCAGCCAGCACGAGCGGTGCTTGCCCTTCCGAGCTTTTCCATATGTACGGATATTGAAGCCTGCTCCATTTCCCTTCCAATTCAGCCGCCGTAACCCCAAGCAAGTCAGCCACATCATGTATTTGGCTGGTATCTGGCAAGTGTTTGAGCGGAAATAAAACGGGAACCCAAACCGTCTTCCCTGTCAGTGGTTCGCCATACCGATCCAAGAATTGTCCTCTTCCTGGATCCAATTCTATTCCTTCTTCCCGCTGGCGCACAGCCAATTCATTCATCGTCATCCCAGACGCGCTAATGGCCTTATTGGCCGAAGCGATCTGAATCCAGACCATGCGAACTGCATATATGCAAAGCATCAGCATAAAACCTATTAGAATATAAAATATGCGTCTTTTACGAAGTAATGTCATCGTCCCCCACCTTTCCGTCTTCTCATTATTTCCTGGGAAAAGCAGATTCACACTTCAGGGTAATCTGGCTTGGTGAGTGTAGTAGAATTTCGCCATGAAATGAAAAAAAACGCCATGCGGCGTTATAAACGGACAACTAAAAACCCAACTGAGTCAAAGGGTTCAGTCGGGCTTGTTCACATTAGTTATTCAAAAAATATTTCGACGATCTCAATATCTCTCTCCCGTGCCAAGTCTCTGAAGAAATCATCCACCTTAACGAGAGGTTTAAAAATATCGGTAGGGTTATTGTACACGATCGTTGCATTTTCCCCATTGCTTAATTGCACCCGCTTGCCAATAAAGTTTGGCAGAAGGTTTTGAGTCAAGGCTTGGACTGCCCTTTCGTTTAGTTTTCCGAATCCAAGCTCATACACTTTCCGCAGAACGGTGATTAAACTATCATGCGGTTGCCGCCTAGGCGAAGTCGTCATTTCGACATATGCGTTGGCAACGGCTACAATTTGCGAATATGGATGTATTTCAGTTCTTCCGATTCCCATTGGGTATCCAGAGCCGTCTTCATATTCGTGATGCTGGAGAGCAGCAAGTGCGATCGTCTTATTGTCCTTGATCGATTCCCGGATAATTTCGTAGCCATAGTGGGTATGGCGCCTCATTTCCTCCAGTTCTTCGCCATGCAACTCGGTTTTGTTTTTTATAGATTGGCGCACACGGCTTTTGCCGATATCATGCAAATATCCTGCTTTACTGATCTCATGGCACTCTTCTCTGGAGTATCCGAGCCAGGTAGCTATGTAATAAGACAGCAGTCCAACCTGCAGGGAATGATTATAAATGTTCACGTCGTCATTGCTGAGCATGTACAGCAGAGTTGTAATATTTTTGCGGTCATCCAGCGCCTCCAAAGTCGGCAGCAGCTGTTCGTCAACCATGGATTGATTGAATTTACCTGTCGTTAACGCTTCAAGGAAAATGGCCTGAAAAGCTTGAATCGTCTTATCGAAGTTTTTTCGCAATTCTTGGCTGAATCCTATACTGTCTGCGACATTTGAAGAGTAAGCCTCTTCGCTCCCCCCGTCACGCGGGTCGATGTCGACATAATCGATGCTCTGGCGAATTAATAAGGCAATTTCCTCGGTTTGGATAACCGTACCTTTAGGCAATATGTGAAGCCCAGCGCCATTAAAAGTGTCTTCCCTTAATCTGTCTCCGGCCTTAAGCTCCATAACATGAGTTTTCATAGAAAAGACCCTCCCTTCGTATCTAATCTGCTACACCTTATTTATAATATCGAAAGCTAAAGTCATAAATTAAATAGTGCTAAGGACTATATCAATAAGCAATTGTTATAATACTATAGCCTAACTGTGATATAGGTCTTTTAGATCATTATCTAAATTTTACAATAAAAAAGAGGCGGAGATTTCTCTCCACCTCAAACTTGAAACACGATCCGTTAATCCCGGCTCGCCAGTTTTGCCAACAGGCGAACGATCTCGATATAAAGCCATACTAAGGTAACCATTAATCCGAACGCACCGTACCATTCCATATATTTTGGAGCGCCTTGGTTAGCGCCATTCTCGATGAAATCGAAATCAAGTACGAGATTCAGAGCGGCCACGATAACGATCACGACGGATATTCCGATTCCGATCCAATTGCTCTCATGCAGATAAGGAATCGATATTCCAAAGAACCCTAGGACAAAGCTCAGCAAATATACAAGCGCAATGCCGCCTGTAGCCGCGAACACGCCCAGCTTGAAGTTCTCCGTCGCTTTAATCAGCCTTGATTTGTAAGCGAGCAGCAAAGCGACAAAAACGCCCATCGTCAGCAGTGCGGCCTGCAACGTGATCCCGCGCTGCACATTTTCGAAAATCGCAGAAATCGCGCCTAGAAACAACCCTTCGAGAACCCCATAAATCGGTACGAGAAACGGAGCTGTCGTCGGCTTGAAGCTAATGATAAGAGCCAGAATGAGGCCCCCTATCGCCCCGCCGATGGCGTAAGGAATTACGTTCTGCCCGTTGAAATACATGGACCAGGATGCAAATGCGCCACCTAAGAGTACCGCAAGTGTAATAAATACTTTGTTGACCGTACCTTCAATCGTCATTGCATCCTGTCCGGAATGATATCCGATTTGATCGAATGTTTTGTCATTCAATGTCGGATTACCGCTGCGACCTATCAACCTACAATCACCTCAGATAAGATTTTATAAACATACTAACAT from Paenibacillus woosongensis includes the following:
- a CDS encoding Bax inhibitor-1/YccA family protein, with amino-acid sequence MIGRSGNPTLNDKTFDQIGYHSGQDAMTIEGTVNKVFITLAVLLGGAFASWSMYFNGQNVIPYAIGGAIGGLILALIISFKPTTAPFLVPIYGVLEGLFLGAISAIFENVQRGITLQAALLTMGVFVALLLAYKSRLIKATENFKLGVFAATGGIALVYLLSFVLGFFGISIPYLHESNWIGIGISVVIVIVAALNLVLDFDFIENGANQGAPKYMEWYGAFGLMVTLVWLYIEIVRLLAKLASRD
- a CDS encoding HD-GYP domain-containing protein; this translates as MKTHVMELKAGDRLREDTFNGAGLHILPKGTVIQTEEIALLIRQSIDYVDIDPRDGGSEEAYSSNVADSIGFSQELRKNFDKTIQAFQAIFLEALTTGKFNQSMVDEQLLPTLEALDDRKNITTLLYMLSNDDVNIYNHSLQVGLLSYYIATWLGYSREECHEISKAGYLHDIGKSRVRQSIKNKTELHGEELEEMRRHTHYGYEIIRESIKDNKTIALAALQHHEYEDGSGYPMGIGRTEIHPYSQIVAVANAYVEMTTSPRRQPHDSLITVLRKVYELGFGKLNERAVQALTQNLLPNFIGKRVQLSNGENATIVYNNPTDIFKPLVKVDDFFRDLARERDIEIVEIFFE
- a CDS encoding peptidoglycan D,D-transpeptidase FtsI family protein — translated: MTLLRKRRIFYILIGFMLMLCIYAVRMVWIQIASANKAISASGMTMNELAVRQREEGIELDPGRGQFLDRYGEPLTGKTVWVPVLFPLKHLPDTSQIHDVADLLGVTAAELEGKWSRLQYPYIWKSSEGQAPLVLAEHEAERWSQVSGFRILPYMQRYLEDKSGKQWLGYVSQRPDYIRSLYGQTNSRALPLSLQVGASGLERTFDQFLRGVGPTRAAYTVDGQKRPISGLGMRLTTANDRYYPLSVRTTVDRTIQQHLEDLTEQMGIREGAIVVLDAVQGDVVAMVSRPFFNPRQIDLEQGSWSNHAVKAAVPGSIFKTVVVAAALEEGVASPGEKFHCTGHYGKYGLSCWKEGGHGMITLKEAFAQSCNVVFAELGERLTADSIERTADKLGLGRMVGWQSPSFYGGLALRQIDQEEAGAVFAKGASPDGGARAQTALGQRDVLVSPLQAANLVVTLLHDGKVAAPRLAQDIYFKNGVRMLELPPQSAPSNYGAISPATARILRGWMKEVVSHGTGQALQNAQWHLAGKSGTSQTVSAGRPANHQWFIGYGPVEQPRYAVAVLVENRSPGAPHQATELFRRVMDLLAARIHEI